CTTTTATCAGTAATAGAAAATAGTCAGAGGGTTATAATACTCAACGATGCAGTCGCACGCACAAACGGCTAAAAAGGGGACAGCTCTCTGACATGAacatttcagtctttgtgcAGCTGATTCACGTTAGCACAAAAGGAACGCCTGTTGCAGCAAATCGGTcctgctcttgtgtgtgtgtgtgtgtgtgtgtgtgtgtgtgtgttgtgtgttcaggGTTGACATTTTCGAAGAAAAAAAGATACGGTCAAGCTGACCTCAGACGAACACCATGCTCCCAGCCAAGCTGACCAGCCGTTTAACTGTCCTGAGGAGGATTCAGCATGGACCTTATTACCCCTGTCTTCCCCCTCTGTCAAACTGCTGCCTGTATACGGAGGGAGGACGGACTAGAGATGGTCTCCGCTCAGATTCCAGTGTGTTGAGAAGAGTGTTTTACAGCCAGAGTGCAATCCGACCGTCGCTTAGACTGCGTGAAACACAGCACTGTGGGAGAAGATCATTCAGTTTGACAGCTGCTTCAGTTGTGAACTCAGCACCAGCTGCTGTGCAGCCATACCTCCGACTGATGAGGCTGGACAAACCTATTGGTTCGTACATTCATTTGTGATGCAAATCACATCTTTCGTCGATGTTTATAAAGTCATTTTATAGAGAAACTGATACTGTATATGGATATAATATAGTTAGTCCATattagttttaaaaaacagcattatgaTTGGTTAAGCATTGTTTTTAATGGCTATGTTTACGATATTGTTTAATCTTCATTTTTGGGGGCACAGTTCTCAGAATAATTCACACAGTTCTGTAATAATCAACATTGTAAGCATAAAATAGTGTGTTAAACACACTTACTGACCTTTAGATAGACAGTCTTAAATAATTAACTTAATTTCAACTGCATTTTATAAGGACTTTTCCAAAAGTGCATGTCTTTGCTATCAAAGATACTTGTATGAGCTTCAAAAGACCACATAAAGGCATCCTTCCTTTCCTAATCTTGTTTAAACTTACAGTTTACTTCTGTGCATCTCTGTGTAAATCAAGTTAACTAAATTTAACATTAGATCTACCTCTCAAGGTCTGCAGCCTGGGGTTAAATGAATAGGTGTGGGCAACCTAAAACACCGAAAACCAAAAAACTGCACACTAAAAGGTCCAATTGGAGGAGagtaacacacatttttatcaaaagCTTGAACACAAAGAATGTACTAcaaagtgagtgagtgactgagtTAAACAGCAGGTTTTAATCATACATgtataaagaaagacagaaaagcatgctgctctgcagtcccacagctgcacacactgacCTAATGCTGTCTGTTTTGGTGCAACTTGCTGCAAGTGAACTGACTTGTTTTCCCCGCCAAACCACTCTCTAAACTGTGAAAGACTCACTGTCTCTGTCGCTTGACTTTCATTTCTTCATAGCTTTGTTTAGGTGCTAATCTCCTGTTTTGTTTACTTGAGTTATGGTGCGTATGTATTGTAGGGACATGGCTGCTGTATCTCCCCTGTACATGGAGCATTGCTCTGGCTTCGGACCCTGGATGTCTCCCACATCTGGGCATGCTCACACTGTTTGGTACAGGTGCTCTGCTGATGAGAGGAGCGGGCTGCACTATCAATGACATGTGGGATAAAGACTTTGACAGAAAGGTATATGAAACTGATAAACAGCCATGCACACATTAGCTGAAAATTGCAGATGGGTTTTATcatgcaaatattttgattAAATTTACTATAATTAATGTAACAGCTCAGCTCTTATTTCATGCTTTGCCCTGTCAGCTTTTTTAATCAACTAGACATTTCCTCAGCAATCACTGTGTTCCACGtcttttgctctccacatgGACcatttacctgcatgcaaccaaagcccgctcaaacgtgattggtcaaCACTACTCGGATTagaaacagaaaccagaatgCGTCCAATTCCTCAATCTTGTCCCTTGCCTTCAGATTCCTGCCTTCATGTGCAGATATCTGTGCATAGATTATTCTGATCATACGTGTTTATAACCATACGTACAGTGTACGTACAGAGGTCGTCACAGTCAGTGACAACCTCCTCACTACTTCATTACAACAAGAAGTATGCACTCCTAGTATGATGATGTTTTCGTGCAGGTGTCCAGGACGGCCACTCGACCCATCGCGTCAGGAGAGATTTCTCGGATGCAGGCACTAGTCTTCCTTGGGGGACAGCTTTCTCTGGCACTTGGGGTTCTACTGTGTCTCAACTATTACAGGTACCAATTCATCTCAAGGTTTTCATTAGACCTGttgaaaaagaacaacagagaaGATGGGACAAATAGCCATGAGTGTAGGTGAgattaaaaaacacaatgttcaGACTTCATTTATTGTgctttttcaagtctgtcttaaaacaacaaTCAGGTGCCCATATTTACATTGAAAGAACATTCACTTAATGTAATAATTTCTCTTGTTCATACTGGCCATGAAGAGATCTCACCTTAATGCAGTTTAGTTTATCTGAAGCGAATATGAAACTCCAGTTAGATAAATCAAGTGGATATGTAGGTGAGGACTGGAGCATAGACCGCCTGGTAAATTGAAAGCTTTTTCTTTCGGCTCATCTCTTTTTTCACTGCAAGGGTCTGGCAGCAGGCAAAGGCAGGGATCTAGGTGCACAGACCCCTGGCATTGCAGACTGGTTCTAGGGATGTAGCGTCAGATAAACTTTTGAGTATACATATTCTTCCCCAAACAAGAACTGTGAAATTTGTCCTTCATCACGTACGTTGGAAATGCATTAAATGGCCAGTAGTAACAGGATGAATGACAACAAGCAAGACCTCTTTTTACTTTCCTGTGGGTGCATAACTGTTGTTTTAAGACATAACAAAAATGGGTATCtattagggatgcacgataactgttttttaaaaccgataccgataaccgataactttcagctcctaaaggccgatgccgataaccgataacacacacatatacctaacatcatgacatcaataccacgaacaaaaccaaaaacagttttgactctttaaatgaagagatatttatttttccaatgaaaaactattggtaagcctctcaaacatgttcttaaagctatcaaacaaacctatttgatatatcacatcaatttaaataaggtgcattacttactgatataaaaaataaataaataatgcaaatacatgcatcaggattacaaactgaaaaagtgtattccagaagtttacaaaaaataaatatacatagaaaattaatgcactggcacaagttagattcaaacatttctatttaaacaaactgaaaaagtgcattcctcaatgacaaaaataatgcacagtgcatattgtactgacacaagttagaagacgcactcttaaatactcaattctggTCAATCGCGTCTTCCaaacagtcagactaaagg
The DNA window shown above is from Chelmon rostratus isolate fCheRos1 chromosome 5, fCheRos1.pri, whole genome shotgun sequence and carries:
- the coq2 gene encoding 4-hydroxybenzoate polyprenyltransferase, mitochondrial, which codes for MLPAKLTSRLTVLRRIQHGPYYPCLPPLSNCCLYTEGGRTRDGLRSDSSVLRRVFYSQSAIRPSLRLRETQHCGRRSFSLTAASVVNSAPAAVQPYLRLMRLDKPIGTWLLYLPCTWSIALASDPGCLPHLGMLTLFGTGALLMRGAGCTINDMWDKDFDRKVSRTATRPIASGEISRMQALVFLGGQLSLALGVLLCLNYYSIVLGAASLSLVITYPLMKRITYWPQFVLGLTFNWGALLGWSAVKGSCDWSVCLPLYFSGVMWTLIYDTIYAHQDKEDDVKVGVKSTALRFQEQTKPWLSGFVVAMMSGLVAAGVNAEQTLPYYAVLSTVAIHLTHQIYTLDINKPEDCWKKFVSNRSLGLLLFLGIVAGNLWKERRETLLQNEEASR